The following proteins come from a genomic window of Macadamia integrifolia cultivar HAES 741 chromosome 14, SCU_Mint_v3, whole genome shotgun sequence:
- the LOC122061153 gene encoding putative pentatricopeptide repeat-containing protein At3g08820 isoform X2, translated as MNFFTNPSSPSLLKILEIKSRLIKGCRDFKELKHVHGRLLRFGLDQDNYLLKLVLRASMESRNPDHARLVFDQTKEPNVFLWNTMIQGFVSNDCLSEAMEFYGLMREEGLLPNNFTFPFVLKASARLCDLESGVKIHTNLLKGGFENDVFVKTSLLCLYAKCACLDEAQKLFDELTDRNVVSYTAIISGYMGVGRFAEAVQVFQRMLETNLMPDSFTLVRVLSACSQLGDIKTGDWVHKCIEDMGITMNVFVATAMVDMYAKCGSMEKAHRVFDGMLERDIVSWGAMIQGYAMNGLPKEAVELFFQMQRENVKPDCFTMVGILSACSRLGALELGQRVSCLIDQKEFLFNPVLGTALIDMYAKCGSLAQAWQVFQAMQEKDIVVWNAVISGLALNGYIKATFALFGQMEKSGVQPEGNTFIGLLSGCSHAGLVDEGLLEEAHQLIKDMPFEANAVIWGALLGGCRLHRDTHLAEHVLKRLIELEPWSSGNYVLLSNIYSTSGRWNDAANLRLTMNERGIQKTPGCSWIEFNGVVHEFRVGDRSHQLTDKIYMKLDELSKELKEAGYMPTTEFVLFDIEEEEKEHSLGFHSEKLAVAFGLICTEPKDVIRVVKNLRVCGDCHTAIKIISKITNREIIVRDTNRYHVFKDGSCSCKDFW; from the exons ATGAACTTCTTCACCAACCCATCTTCACCTTCTCTTTTGAAGATCTTGGAGATTAAGAGCCGCCTAATCAAGGGATGCAGAGACTTCAAAGAGCTCAAACATGTCCATGGTCGCCTTCTTCGCTTTGGCCTCGATCAGGACAACTATCTTCTCAAGCTGGTCTTGCGGGCGAGCATGGAATCTCGAAACCCAGACCATGCCCGACTTGTATTCGATCAAACCAAGGAACCCAATGTCTTCCTATGGAATACAATGATCCAAGGTTTCGTTTCCAACGATTGTCTTAGTGAGGCAATGGAATTTTATGGTCTTATGCGGGAAGAGGGACTTTTACCCAACAATTTTACTTTCCCTTTTGTGCTCAAGGCTAGTGCGAGGCTTTGTGATCTTGAATCCGGTGTAAAGATTCACACCAATTTGTTGAAAGGTGGTTTCGAAAACGACGTGTTTGTTAAGACTAGTTTGCTTTGTTTGTATGCTAAATGTGCTTGCTTGGATGAGGCACAGAAGCTGTTTGATGAGTTGACTGACAGAAATGTTGTTTCCTATACTGCTATCATTTCTGGCTATATGGGTGTTGGTCGCTTCGCTGAGGCGGTGCAAGTATTTCAGAGGATGTTGGAGACGAATTTGATGCCTGATAGTTTTACCCTTGTTCGGGTTCTGTCAGCCTGTTCGCAATTAGGGGATATAAAGACTGGAGATTGGGTACATAAATGTATAGAGGATATGGGCATTACGATGAATGTCTTTGTAGCTACTGCCATGGTGGATATGTATGCCAAGTGTGGTAGCATGGAGAAAGCCCACCGGGTTTTTGATGGGATGCTTGAGAGGGATATTGTCTCTTGGGGAGCCATGATTCAGGGGTATGCAATGAATGGGCTTCCCAAAGAGGCTGTGGAACTTTTCTTCCAAATGCAGAGGGAAAACGTGAAGCCTGATTGTTTCACCATGGTTGGGATTCTTTCAGCTTGTTCTCGGTTAGGAGCTCTGGAATTAGGGCAGAGAGTGAGCTGTTTGATCGATCAAAAGGAGTTTCTTTTTAACCCTGTTTTGGGCACTGCGTTGATTGACATGTATGCCAAATGTGGAAGCCTGGCACAGGCCTGGCAAGTCTTTCAAGCAATGCAGGAAAAAGACATTGTGGTCTGGAATGCTGTAATCTCTGGGCTTGCCCTCAATGGCTATATCAAAGCTACATTTGCACTTTTTGGCCAGATGGAGAAGTCGGGAGTCCAACCTGAAGGAAATACTTTCATCGGTCTTCTTTCTGGTTGCAGTCATGCTGGACTAGTGGATGAAG GCTTACTTGAGGAAGCTCATCAGTTGATCAAAGACATGCCTTTTGAGGCTAATGCTGTTATTTGGGGGGCCTTGCTGGGTGGATGTAGGTTACATCGAGATACCCATTTGGCAGAACATGTATTAAAACGGCTTATAGAATTAGAGCCTTGGAGCTCAGGGAATTATGTGTTATTGTCGAATATTTACTCCACTAGTGGCAGATGGAATGATGCTGCTAACCTTAGGTTGACCATGAATGAGAGGGGCATCCAAAAGACACCAGGGTGTAGTTGGATAGAGTTCAATGGGGTAGTCCATGAGTTCCGTGTGGGAGACAGGTCCCACCAGTTAACGGATAAGATCTATATGAAGCTTGATGAGTTGTCTAAGGAGTTGAAGGAAGCAGGTTATATGCCCACAACAGAGTTTGTCCTCTTTgatatagaagaagaagaaaaggagcaCTCCCTTGGTTTTCACAGTGAAAAGTTGGCTGTTGCATTTGGCCTTATCTGCACTGAGCCAAAAGATGTGATTCGAGTTGTAAAAAATCTTAGGGTTTGTGGAGATTGTCATACAGCAATAAAGATCATCTCAAAGATTACAAATCGGGAGATAATTGTCCGGGATACTAACCGATACCATGTTTTCAAGGATGGCTCATGCTCATGTAAAGATTTCTGGTGA
- the LOC122061153 gene encoding putative pentatricopeptide repeat-containing protein At3g08820 isoform X1, with amino-acid sequence MNFFTNPSSPSLLKILEIKSRLIKGCRDFKELKHVHGRLLRFGLDQDNYLLKLVLRASMESRNPDHARLVFDQTKEPNVFLWNTMIQGFVSNDCLSEAMEFYGLMREEGLLPNNFTFPFVLKASARLCDLESGVKIHTNLLKGGFENDVFVKTSLLCLYAKCACLDEAQKLFDELTDRNVVSYTAIISGYMGVGRFAEAVQVFQRMLETNLMPDSFTLVRVLSACSQLGDIKTGDWVHKCIEDMGITMNVFVATAMVDMYAKCGSMEKAHRVFDGMLERDIVSWGAMIQGYAMNGLPKEAVELFFQMQRENVKPDCFTMVGILSACSRLGALELGQRVSCLIDQKEFLFNPVLGTALIDMYAKCGSLAQAWQVFQAMQEKDIVVWNAVISGLALNGYIKATFALFGQMEKSGVQPEGNTFIGLLSGCSHAGLVDEGRWYFHSMSRIYSLTPRIEHYGCLIDLLGRAGLLEEAHQLIKDMPFEANAVIWGALLGGCRLHRDTHLAEHVLKRLIELEPWSSGNYVLLSNIYSTSGRWNDAANLRLTMNERGIQKTPGCSWIEFNGVVHEFRVGDRSHQLTDKIYMKLDELSKELKEAGYMPTTEFVLFDIEEEEKEHSLGFHSEKLAVAFGLICTEPKDVIRVVKNLRVCGDCHTAIKIISKITNREIIVRDTNRYHVFKDGSCSCKDFW; translated from the coding sequence ATGAACTTCTTCACCAACCCATCTTCACCTTCTCTTTTGAAGATCTTGGAGATTAAGAGCCGCCTAATCAAGGGATGCAGAGACTTCAAAGAGCTCAAACATGTCCATGGTCGCCTTCTTCGCTTTGGCCTCGATCAGGACAACTATCTTCTCAAGCTGGTCTTGCGGGCGAGCATGGAATCTCGAAACCCAGACCATGCCCGACTTGTATTCGATCAAACCAAGGAACCCAATGTCTTCCTATGGAATACAATGATCCAAGGTTTCGTTTCCAACGATTGTCTTAGTGAGGCAATGGAATTTTATGGTCTTATGCGGGAAGAGGGACTTTTACCCAACAATTTTACTTTCCCTTTTGTGCTCAAGGCTAGTGCGAGGCTTTGTGATCTTGAATCCGGTGTAAAGATTCACACCAATTTGTTGAAAGGTGGTTTCGAAAACGACGTGTTTGTTAAGACTAGTTTGCTTTGTTTGTATGCTAAATGTGCTTGCTTGGATGAGGCACAGAAGCTGTTTGATGAGTTGACTGACAGAAATGTTGTTTCCTATACTGCTATCATTTCTGGCTATATGGGTGTTGGTCGCTTCGCTGAGGCGGTGCAAGTATTTCAGAGGATGTTGGAGACGAATTTGATGCCTGATAGTTTTACCCTTGTTCGGGTTCTGTCAGCCTGTTCGCAATTAGGGGATATAAAGACTGGAGATTGGGTACATAAATGTATAGAGGATATGGGCATTACGATGAATGTCTTTGTAGCTACTGCCATGGTGGATATGTATGCCAAGTGTGGTAGCATGGAGAAAGCCCACCGGGTTTTTGATGGGATGCTTGAGAGGGATATTGTCTCTTGGGGAGCCATGATTCAGGGGTATGCAATGAATGGGCTTCCCAAAGAGGCTGTGGAACTTTTCTTCCAAATGCAGAGGGAAAACGTGAAGCCTGATTGTTTCACCATGGTTGGGATTCTTTCAGCTTGTTCTCGGTTAGGAGCTCTGGAATTAGGGCAGAGAGTGAGCTGTTTGATCGATCAAAAGGAGTTTCTTTTTAACCCTGTTTTGGGCACTGCGTTGATTGACATGTATGCCAAATGTGGAAGCCTGGCACAGGCCTGGCAAGTCTTTCAAGCAATGCAGGAAAAAGACATTGTGGTCTGGAATGCTGTAATCTCTGGGCTTGCCCTCAATGGCTATATCAAAGCTACATTTGCACTTTTTGGCCAGATGGAGAAGTCGGGAGTCCAACCTGAAGGAAATACTTTCATCGGTCTTCTTTCTGGTTGCAGTCATGCTGGACTAGTGGATGAAGGTCGATGGTATTTTCATAGTATGAGTCGTATCTATTCCTTGACTCCTAGAATTGAGCATTATGGATGTCTTATCGACCTTCTTGGGCGTGCAGGCTTACTTGAGGAAGCTCATCAGTTGATCAAAGACATGCCTTTTGAGGCTAATGCTGTTATTTGGGGGGCCTTGCTGGGTGGATGTAGGTTACATCGAGATACCCATTTGGCAGAACATGTATTAAAACGGCTTATAGAATTAGAGCCTTGGAGCTCAGGGAATTATGTGTTATTGTCGAATATTTACTCCACTAGTGGCAGATGGAATGATGCTGCTAACCTTAGGTTGACCATGAATGAGAGGGGCATCCAAAAGACACCAGGGTGTAGTTGGATAGAGTTCAATGGGGTAGTCCATGAGTTCCGTGTGGGAGACAGGTCCCACCAGTTAACGGATAAGATCTATATGAAGCTTGATGAGTTGTCTAAGGAGTTGAAGGAAGCAGGTTATATGCCCACAACAGAGTTTGTCCTCTTTgatatagaagaagaagaaaaggagcaCTCCCTTGGTTTTCACAGTGAAAAGTTGGCTGTTGCATTTGGCCTTATCTGCACTGAGCCAAAAGATGTGATTCGAGTTGTAAAAAATCTTAGGGTTTGTGGAGATTGTCATACAGCAATAAAGATCATCTCAAAGATTACAAATCGGGAGATAATTGTCCGGGATACTAACCGATACCATGTTTTCAAGGATGGCTCATGCTCATGTAAAGATTTCTGGTGA
- the LOC122060622 gene encoding uncharacterized protein LOC122060622: MVDAYTSLIMNKPAHLTDQKTDDEKLVYVEWVKSNRICLLSMKRSIKDHLKSDFPANCTAKEMMDAVALRYRVSSNAEIGILLQKLFNLRYDGSRGVRDYIIWMVDYQTKLKALNISLPDPCIVHQVLNTLPSEFGIIKINYNSQDET, encoded by the coding sequence ATGGTAGATGCTTATACATCCCTTATTATGAATAAACCAGCGCATCTAACTGATCAGAAAACTGATGATGAAAAATTGGTGTATGTTGAATGGGTAAAGAGCAATCGCATATGTTTACTGTCCATGAAGAGGTCAATCAAAGATCACCTAAAAAGTGATTTTCCTGCTAATTGCACTGCTAAGGAGATGATGGATGCAGTAGCACTCAGGTATAGAGTCTCATCAAATGCTGAAATAGGAATTCTTCTGCAAAAACTTTTCAATTTGAGGTATGATGGTTCTAGAGGTGTTAGGGACTATATCATTTGGATGGTGGATTACCAAACCAAACTTAAAGCTTTAAATATTTCTCTTCCTGATCCTTGCATTGTCCATCAAGTCTTGAATACCCTTCCTTCTGAATTtgggatcatcaaaatcaattatAACTCCCAAGATGAAACCTGA